The Shewanella sp. MTB7 genome includes a window with the following:
- a CDS encoding transporter substrate-binding domain-containing protein produces MRFFLVLVVMLYCNLASAGMATRVLIQSPQSEDDASHQYYVDLITQVLKNTQAEYGAAEIVETGFSYTQNRALKALEMGHISVFWTGTNRKRENHYRVIHIPLMAGLLGIRVPVIRGSQLQEFLKIESPEQLKLLTACQGTHWPDSDILEGNGYRVERVTKFESMYSMLRQGRCDYFPRGIGEVFAELNHGSNQDMMALDNLLFIYPMPMYIFVNKSDKQLTERLEQGLSAMAEKGEIFKFICEHASTRDVFPLNKYVDAQFLKLSNHLLPDTTQLDNPKLWIEIKSEDICF; encoded by the coding sequence ATGCGCTTTTTCTTGGTTTTAGTCGTCATGCTCTATTGCAATCTAGCATCGGCGGGGATGGCGACTCGTGTATTGATACAATCTCCTCAATCTGAAGATGATGCCAGTCATCAGTACTATGTCGATCTTATCACCCAAGTGCTAAAGAATACTCAGGCTGAATATGGAGCGGCGGAAATAGTTGAGACGGGATTTTCCTATACTCAGAACCGAGCGCTTAAGGCGCTTGAAATGGGGCACATCTCAGTATTCTGGACGGGGACAAATAGAAAAAGAGAAAACCATTATCGTGTTATTCATATCCCCTTAATGGCTGGGCTATTGGGAATTCGGGTGCCAGTTATTCGAGGATCACAATTACAAGAGTTTCTAAAAATAGAGAGTCCCGAACAGCTCAAATTACTGACCGCATGTCAGGGAACTCACTGGCCAGATAGTGATATTCTTGAAGGGAATGGATATCGGGTAGAGAGGGTGACCAAGTTCGAGTCTATGTATTCTATGTTAAGGCAGGGACGATGTGATTACTTTCCCCGTGGAATAGGAGAGGTTTTCGCTGAACTTAACCATGGGAGTAACCAAGATATGATGGCTCTCGATAATCTATTATTCATCTACCCTATGCCTATGTATATCTTTGTTAACAAGAGCGATAAGCAACTTACTGAGCGGTTGGAACAAGGACTCAGTGCCATGGCTGAAAAGGGAGAGATATTTAAGTTTATTTGCGAACACGCCTCGACTCGTGATGTATTTCCCCTAAATAAATATGTAGATGCACAGTTTTTAAAACTCTCTAACCATCTACTGCCTGATACGACTCAGTTAGATAATCCCAAGTTGTGGATAGAGATAAAGTCAGAAGATATCTGCTTCTGA
- a CDS encoding class I SAM-dependent methyltransferase, with protein MDYLAINKSAWDKRTQVHVGSKFYDVDGFLAGNSALMEIELDELDVKGKSLLHLQCHFGLDTLSWAREGANVTGIDLSSVAIEQAQELTQRSGLEAEFICSDVYGVAEKLNRQFDIVFTSYGAICWLPDLTLWAQVIKDSLKPGGEFYMVEFHPLEALFDGYSYFAQDEPDIDEEGTYTENCTGDKDTLVTWPHPISEVLNALIGAGLDIRRYNEFDFSPYDAFANLEKEVVIDPQDKPRSRYVLQHNEQRVPLVYSILAIK; from the coding sequence ATGGACTACTTAGCAATCAATAAAAGCGCATGGGATAAGCGTACCCAAGTTCATGTAGGTTCCAAATTTTATGATGTCGATGGGTTCCTTGCCGGAAATAGTGCATTAATGGAGATTGAGCTCGATGAGTTGGATGTAAAAGGCAAAAGCTTGCTCCATCTGCAATGTCATTTTGGGTTAGATACCTTGTCTTGGGCGCGGGAAGGTGCAAATGTTACCGGTATCGATCTCTCATCCGTTGCCATCGAGCAGGCACAAGAGTTAACCCAGCGTAGCGGGCTTGAGGCAGAGTTTATCTGTAGTGATGTCTATGGGGTGGCTGAAAAGCTGAATCGTCAGTTTGATATTGTGTTTACTTCATATGGCGCTATTTGTTGGCTACCAGATCTGACTCTCTGGGCACAAGTTATCAAGGACAGTTTAAAGCCGGGCGGTGAGTTTTATATGGTGGAGTTTCACCCATTAGAAGCCCTATTCGATGGCTATAGTTACTTTGCTCAGGACGAGCCTGATATCGATGAAGAGGGTACCTATACAGAGAACTGCACGGGAGATAAAGATACCTTAGTGACTTGGCCGCATCCTATCTCAGAGGTACTTAATGCGCTTATTGGTGCAGGGCTTGATATCAGACGGTATAACGAGTTTGACTTTAGCCCCTATGATGCCTTTGCCAATCTGGAGAAAGAGGTGGTGATAGATCCACAGGATAAGCCTCGTTCACGCTATGTGTTGCAGCACAATGAGCAGCGAGTGCCGTTAGTCTATTCAATATTGGCCATAAAGTAA